The Pantoea sp. At-9b genome includes a window with the following:
- the traB gene encoding F-type conjugal transfer pilus assembly protein TraB, with protein sequence MSSINTLTRRRQWMIAGAAAAVMLATGGGIWAYSRHQAELNHPAQKSAPDMTGSLVNTSFTSGVATSALQQQQNKTAGLEKDLASLTGTLKAQNEDLQKKLGTMADAITQLQKQQMQEGSKPPAGPGQGSTPPSGPAANAPVSTGPAGPAQWRVGDPSGGPSAGQGSRFYPGTGTVRAGGLQRDTFTYASLAAKKTNLPWIPSGSFSEAVMIEGADANASVTGQQNTSPVVITLIGDVSMPNGKTYSLDQCRVTGEIYGDISSERGEVRTKNISCILKNGKHIDMPFDGHVAYQGKQGIRGKPVMRNGAIIANAGAAGLLSGFGEGIKSAATPTVGLGASASVGAGDILKQGFGGGASKAADTLSQYWIKRAEQYHPVIDIGAGNAVTVVFQQGFRLATIEDADAEKEKKAAPQAGTQQTAAVTPANSGGGNAPVLNPDEVLRQASQLRLGDTIN encoded by the coding sequence ATGAGCAGCATCAATACCCTGACCCGCCGCCGGCAGTGGATGATTGCCGGCGCGGCCGCGGCGGTGATGCTCGCCACCGGCGGCGGCATCTGGGCGTATTCACGCCATCAGGCTGAGCTGAACCATCCGGCACAGAAATCCGCGCCGGATATGACCGGCAGCCTGGTGAACACGTCCTTCACCAGCGGCGTGGCTACCTCGGCGCTGCAGCAGCAGCAGAACAAAACCGCCGGGCTGGAAAAGGACCTCGCGTCGCTCACCGGCACGCTGAAGGCGCAGAATGAGGACCTGCAGAAGAAGCTGGGCACGATGGCGGATGCCATCACTCAGCTGCAGAAGCAGCAGATGCAGGAGGGCAGCAAACCGCCTGCCGGGCCGGGACAGGGCAGCACACCGCCGTCCGGTCCTGCTGCGAATGCCCCGGTCTCCACCGGCCCGGCGGGACCGGCACAGTGGCGAGTGGGGGATCCGTCAGGCGGGCCTTCTGCCGGTCAGGGAAGCCGGTTTTACCCCGGCACCGGCACGGTACGCGCCGGTGGCCTTCAGCGTGACACCTTCACGTATGCCTCGCTCGCGGCGAAAAAAACGAACCTGCCGTGGATACCGTCGGGGTCGTTCTCTGAGGCGGTCATGATTGAGGGGGCAGACGCCAACGCCAGCGTGACCGGTCAGCAGAACACCTCGCCCGTGGTCATCACCCTTATCGGGGATGTCTCGATGCCCAACGGTAAAACGTACAGCCTCGACCAGTGCCGCGTCACCGGGGAAATTTACGGTGATATCTCCAGCGAGCGCGGCGAAGTCCGCACGAAAAACATCAGCTGCATCCTGAAAAACGGTAAACACATCGATATGCCGTTTGACGGGCATGTGGCTTACCAGGGCAAGCAGGGTATCCGCGGCAAGCCGGTCATGCGCAACGGTGCCATCATCGCCAACGCCGGCGCAGCCGGCCTGCTTTCCGGCTTCGGGGAGGGGATCAAATCTGCCGCCACGCCGACCGTGGGTCTGGGGGCCTCGGCGTCTGTGGGCGCGGGCGATATCCTGAAGCAGGGATTTGGTGGCGGGGCCAGCAAGGCCGCCGACACGCTGAGTCAGTACTGGATCAAACGTGCTGAGCAGTACCACCCGGTGATTGATATCGGGGCCGGTAACGCCGTCACCGTGGTCTTCCAGCAGGGATTCCGGCTGGCGACCATCGAGGATGCGGACGCGGAGAAAGAGAAGAAAGCCGCACCACAGGCCGGCACGCAGCAGACTGCTGCGGTTACGCCGGCAAACAGCGGTGGCGGCAACGCCCCGGTACTGAACCCCGACGAAGTGCTGCGTCAGGCCAGTCAGCTTCGCCTCGGTGACACCATCAACTGA
- the rfaH gene encoding transcription/translation regulatory transformer protein RfaH — protein sequence MENWYVAQTKYAQEKRAQQQLLSQGVTCLFPVFSEVRLQNGGIRRIAEQPLFPNYIFVRFDPEVVHTTAIKATRGVSSLISFGGLPSVVPDSVIIRLNQGWERAPLNTDAPVHGDRVVIRDGAFEGLEAVWYEPDGLKRAMLLLTLMNREVRVPVEGHMRFHITAREAAA from the coding sequence ATGGAAAACTGGTACGTGGCACAGACGAAGTATGCGCAGGAGAAGCGGGCGCAGCAGCAGCTGCTGAGTCAGGGAGTGACCTGCCTGTTTCCGGTATTCTCCGAGGTCCGGCTGCAGAACGGGGGCATCCGGCGCATTGCCGAGCAACCGCTGTTCCCGAACTACATTTTTGTGCGTTTTGACCCGGAAGTGGTGCACACCACCGCCATCAAGGCCACGCGCGGTGTCTCGTCGCTCATCAGCTTCGGCGGCCTGCCGTCCGTGGTGCCGGACAGCGTGATAATCCGGCTCAATCAGGGCTGGGAGCGTGCGCCACTGAACACGGACGCACCGGTGCACGGTGACCGGGTGGTTATCCGGGATGGCGCATTCGAAGGTCTGGAGGCGGTGTGGTACGAGCCGGACGGCCTGAAGCGCGCCATGCTGCTCCTGACCCTGATGAACCGTGAGGTGCGCGTCCCGGTGGAGGGGCATATGCGCTTTCATATCACCGCGCGGGAGGCCGCCGCATGA